The window aggtaatgaaaattcaaggattttcgttacctcattgttgattgtgaattggtggatttgttctttcgtccacttctttttcttgagaagttctccctttccatccaccggaggaataaaacctacttgtacacaattccaatttgctaggttagtcataagaaaatacttcattcttaccttccaatacgcgaagtcgcagcactcgtagaagggtggagtcgtgatgtcttctccgagtcgatccattctctagcttgtgctcccccgggtgttaatccgacgaagagcaacttggctatgataccacttgttaggaccgatgatcacggctagagaggggggtgtgaatagacgaccccaaatcttcgcgtttcttcctacgattagggttagcgcagcggaaataactaaatagaaacgaaacgaagatgatcaaaccttagacgcagcgatgtaacgaggttcggagatgatactcctactcctcggcgtgtccgtaaggtggacgaagcctatcaatccgtcggtggatgagtccccggagaaccggctaatatatactccttgtgggtggagaaacctcgtcacaaTAAATTGCAACAacaaggagtacaagaaatacaagtagaaagacaagaacaatgtacaaacactaactcgccttctcgtcgactgcctatgaagcaacaacttctcggacaacagcagcagctgaccgtcgactggaagctcacacgaagcttactggggagagctcaaacaaagctcagatcgcaagcagcagcaagctagaagaaggagagaaaaaagagagaacttcagccctgtagccctcgacctctttatattacCTGTGCCTGCGAAGAACCTGCAACGAAGACAAAAGACGCAGAACCTAGCCGTTGTTACTCACAGCTGGACCGACCAGGcttcacctgatcggtctgggctactgatcggtcgtggggaccgatcagggcctgatcggtccccggaccgatcagaagcttcacagagttgcccaactctctgtggaatctgatcggtccctggaccgatcccacctcgtgGTAGCGTcccgatcggtcccggggaccgatcagctccatctgatcggtccccggccgATCGGTAAGCCTAACCATGATCGCCTTTTTGTTATCGATTGGTCACCGGCCGATCGATACACAACGTATCACCGATCGGTGCAGATCgatcgagcttggtttttgcccaaaccaagttccacgccttccaaaccaatatccggtcaaccttgacctattggtatctcatgcttagcatctggtcactcccttgacctgctaagactcaccacaaagtgtccggtcaatctcttagacccacttggacttttctcttcgtgtcaagtatccggtcactcccttgacctacttgaccctctcaacaccagatgtccgatcacccttgatccatctggattttcccttgcccggcttcactcaccaggactttcacctaccttcacttactaggattttcacctggcttcactcaccaggactttccaactgtctggcttcactcaccaggactttcccattgcctggcttcactcaccgggacttttcccactgcctggcttcactcaccaggactttcactttcacatccggtccagagaacgagctaccgagccctctccgatttcaatccggagaacgagctaccgagccctctccgacttccatccggtccagagaacgagctcccaagccctctctgacctcagtccggagaacgagctaccgagctctctccgacttcccatgccaagtttccatacttggacttctccgtgccaagtctccatatttggacttttcccgtgccaagctccctgcttggactttttcgagtcaggtcaacgcacctcgggtcaaccaggtcaaccttgaccaaggttgcactaacaatcttccatcaacatacaactcttctgttttcgtcaaacatcaaaatacaactcgagtcaggtcaactcgagtcgggtcaaccttgacctaaggttgcaccaacaaaaactaTTGGTCTAAAATGGATCTTTAAAATCGAATACAACGAAGATGAGTCAATCCAAAAACACAAAGCTAGACTCGTCGTAAAAGGATATTCTCAATAACCAGGAATCGACTTCACAGAAACATTTGCACCAGTCGCAAGGATAGAAACAATTCTGATGACTTTAGCCTTAGCAGCTCATTTGGAGGTAAATATTTTCCAACTTGATGTAAAATCAGCATTCTTGAATGGCGAAATTCAAGAGGAAGTATATGTTGAACAACTGAGGGTTTTGAGATCAAAAAGAAAGAAGCCAAAGTTTTTCGACTTAAGAATGCATTATATGGGTTACGACAAGCACCCCCGAGCATGGAATAGTAAAATTAACAATTACTtcattaaaaatagttttgattgAAGCGCAAGTGAATCATCACTCTATgtgaagacaattaaatatgaCTTCTTGGTCCTATGCCTTTATGTCGATGATCTCATTTACTTTGGAACCAATAAAGCAATAGTGGaagaattcaaaaataaaatgatgaaagattttgaaatgacagACTTGGGGCTTATGAAATATTTGCTTGGAATTCAAGTCAAGCAAAGCCCTAGAAACATTTTTCTATATCAAGAAAGGTATATTGAGGATCTTCTCAAAAAATTTAATATGAGTCAATGCAAGCCGGTCTCTACTTCTATGGCattaaatgaaaattttcaaattaatgatGATAGTGAAAAGGTTGATTCCACTCTCTACAGGAAACTAATTGGTTCCTTGATATATCTCAATACAAGGCCGGATATCACACATTCAGTAAGTTTGCTATCTAGATTTTTAAATGAACCAAGCAAAGTTCATTTGACAGCAGCAAAAAAAATCTtaagataccttaaaggcacagaGTCATGGCATTGAGTTCAAAAAAGAAAACAACTACAAGCTTATTGGATACACAGATAGTGATTGGGCAGGATCAATTGATGATCAGAAAAGTACTTCTAGATATATTTTTTGTCTAGGATTAAATGTGATATCTTGGAGTTCAAAGAAGCAACAATCTGTAGCATTATCTTCAGCAGAAGCAAAATATATAGCTACAACAGATGCAGCTTATGATGCTGTTTGGATCAGaagaattttgaaagatttaaaaTTCAAGCAAGATGAACCAACAATAATTCATTGGGATAACATGTCGACAATTGCAATGACAAAGAATCTAGTCTTCCATGCAAGATCTAAGCATATTGAACTGcaacatcactttattagagattTAGTTAATGAAGGAGAGATATGTATGGAGTTTATCAAAACAGATGATCAACCGCCAGACATCATGACCAAAGCTGTTACCATTGATAAGTTTAGCAAATTCAAGAAGCAACTCAAGATTACATATTAAGAGGGGATATTGAATAGTATTAATTGGTAATCTTTGGAAATCTGGAATGACATGGTCAAGCTATGGGAAATAGAAGAACTACAATTGCATGGTCAAACTATGGGAAAAGAAGATCTCTTTGGTAACTTACCAAGAGTTAATATAGTTGACTAGCTTTAATATTAATGTATCATGTTCCATTCTGCATTATAAATTCAAACATGACAAGCACTTGAGAAAAGAGTGAGCAAGAGAGAAATTGAGTGTGCTGTAGCAACTCCCATTTCAATAGAAAATCTCTTTTCCTTGAAATTTCTACACTTTCGCACCCAACAACTACATCTCCATAGATCTATTATATAGTTTTTTACAGTTCTTTCAGCATTTTCATAGATTGATTGATGATGGTCGCTATGAAGAATTGAAATTGTAGACTTAAGTACAAATAATAGTTTGTTACAGACAGTGCTTTCATTTTCAGTTGAAATTCTTAAACATGCAGTGAATGTTTATACACATGAAGTAAGTTATTTCAGGAAGAGTTGAGCAAGGCATATGATGCAAGATTAGACATTGTTTCAGAATCTGCAATCATATTGGAGTATAAGATCACATCTTTTGAAAAGTCATTCCAACACAGTAAGATATGATTCTTCAGCTTTAACTTTGGAGGAATTTTATGTTCACATACTCTTAAGGTgttcagttttaaaaatattacaaGAATTCCTCAGTTTTGTATTATAAAGAGATGAACAAAGATGGCAAAAAAGGGTGTAGTTGAAGTTTCTTCACAACATTCAGAGAAAAACATGAAGGGAGATGATGAAAAGATATTGATTGGCGAGCGCTATAAAGATTTATGTCGATTGCATAATCAATTAGGCTTCCtttttcattaaattttttatttacaaGACAAATGTTTGTGTTCATCACTATGaaataaactaacatcatatcatTACTAATACACAAAATAACGATCAAAGATATAAATCATATATAATTGATATAAAAACGAATCACATTAAATTCATTAtactatagataaataaataaataagctcaTGTCTTGTTGTAATTTCCTAGCTTCCCGTTTGCATTAACTAGTCTAAAAGTGACTCAGTTAAAAGTatgaaattattattaatttttgttttttcaaaagGAAAGCTCATTCAATATTTTAACTAAAAGGCAACGTATTAATAACAGTTTTCTTATATGGAAATAGAGGAAATAtagtaattttaaattatcaatatgTCTATTAAAATAAGTAgatgaagaaagggaaaggattgAATTCCTTTCAATTTTGCTAAACTTTAATAAAAGTAACGTTGGAAAACTTccaattttatttcctttttgtatCTAGATAAAGAATTcaattttatattaatatttgGTTTGCATTTGctcaaaatgtaaaaaaaaaaaatttgatcaaaatttacaTGATTTCGTTagctatataaaaatataaaattactttgataaattaatttggaaatttttagtttgttttattctTCCGATATGAAATTACATTTAAGGAAATCAATCGATTAagaattaaaattggtgatttaaaaaACATTAGAATTgattaaaatatataatcataATGAAAAAATGGTATTTAGTAATAAATTCATTATTACCGACCCAACGTAGATTTTTTATTTTCGAACGGCCGGTGTAGATCAATTATTCAAACCCGGATTTCAAATCGAACCGGACTGAGCACCGGTTCAGGTTCAACCACAATTTCGTAGTTCACAGGTATAAAAGACGCAATTTCAATGGAAACAGAGCAGTGATTTCACCGAATCCCTTCGAGACTAGCGATGGGTTCCGTCGCCGACGCCGCCGCCGATCGGAGGCCACTCCGTCTCTTCTTCATTCCCTACTTTGCCTCAAGCCACCTGATCCCTTTGGTCGACATTGCCCGCTTCCTTGCTGTCCGCGGAGTCGATTCCACCATCCTAGCCACCCCCTTCAACGCCGCCCTCGTCCGCTCCACCGTCGACGCCGCAGCCGCCGCTGGTCTCCGGATCCAGCTACTCGAATACCCCTTCCCGTCAGAGGAGTCCGGCCTCCCTCCGGGCGTAGAGAACATCAGCGCACTGCCCTCCTCTGAGTGCTACAAGATCGACCACGCCATCCCCTTCACCCGCCCTGCCCTCGAGCACCTGCTCGGCCTCCACCGCCCGGACGCGGTTGTCTCCGACGCCCATTTCCCGTGGACTATAGATATCGCTCGCGAACTCGGCATCCCGCGCATCACGTTCGGCGCGGTGGGGTTGATGGCTTACAGTGTCTCGCAGTATGTATGGGAGAAGCAGTCGTTCAAGGACGTCGCCCGCGACGACGAGCTCGTTCCCCTCCCGGACCTCCCACACCCGTTGTTACTAGCGCGATCTGAGCTCCCTGATTTCCTCCTCCAGCATACTGTCTACGGTAGCGCCATCGAAGAAGTCTACGACGCAGACAAAGCAAGCCTCGGCCTCATCATCAACAGCTTTACAGAGTTTGAGGGGATCTACCTAGATTACTTCCGACGAGTGTTCGAAATTAAGACCTGGTTCGTGGGCCCTATCTCCCTGATTGATTCTGAATCCCACCGCCGCGGAGTCCGAGGTGGCGGCGTCAACCCTGCCGCCGTCGAGAACAGAGCACGTTGCCTCTCGTGGCTCAGCGAGCAGAAGCCGAGTTCGGTGGTGTACGCCTGCTTCGGTAGCTGGAGCCAGTTCTCGGGCGAGCAACTCAGGGAGATGGCGCTTGGGCTAGAGGCTGCCGGCCACCCGTTCTTGTGGGTGGTGCGAGAGGCGGACGGGACCGAATGGATCCCGCATGGATTCGAGCAGCGGGTGAAAGGGTGCGGGCTTGTTCTTCGGGGTTGGGCCCCGCAGGTAGAGTTGCTCAGCCACGCCGCCGTCGGCGCGTTCGTGACGCACTGCGGGTGGAACTCGATTATGGAGGGCGTCTCCGCCGGGTTGCCGATGGTGACGTGGCCGATCGGGGCGGAGCAGTTTATAAACGAGAAGCTGGTGGTGGAACAACTCCGCGTGGGCGCCAAAGCGTCGGACAGCATAAGGAGCGCGACGGATTCAAATCGGACGATCGTGAAGGCAACGGAGCTGGCAAGGGCGATAGGGAGCATCATGGACGCTGGGGAGGCGGCTGAGGGAACGAGAAGGCGGGCGAGGGAGTTCGCGGAGAAGGGGAGAGCGGCGGTAGAGAAGGGCGGTTCGTCCGACAAGGCTTTGAACGATTTGATAGAGGATATATACGTCTGGCACGACAATAGAAAGACCGCCGCCGGGAAGGCGGTCGACATTTAGATTTACCAGTCTTCGTTGACTCATCTGTTCTTTGTCGTTGACTATTTGTGGTGTTTGCTTCAACTTTTGATAACAAATCGGCCGTTGGAATAATTGGATTGCATCCCCAATCTCCTGCTGGGAGCAAATCCTCTGTAACATGTAGTagcccccacgggctggatcagccGGAGAGGTGCTTGATTTTTGCAGCTAAGGTTTTGGGGTCAAAGGTCGCCAGCTGCACATGGGTTAAAATCCTGGTCTGCTGTGCCAAAAATTCTTGCGACCCCCAGTCACCTCTCTTGCCCAacattaaccgtgatttactccctctggaatCCTGGGGGCCAGGCCCAGGGGGCCGCTAGGGTGACGATTCCACCTTTTTTTTGCAGCTCTGTAACATGTAGTAAATAAATGTCGTTATAACGCAGTATTAACGCTGCGTTGCATATGTCCTGAGTGGTAATTTTAATATAATACTACTATTTTATAATACATCGCACATCAATTTTCTAGTTGTGAAACACAAGTTGCTTTCATTATTGCTCATTTCTGTTTGGGCCAAGGGTTGAGAACATGCCAAGAAAATGGGGTTGGACTTGCATAATGACTATCAAATAGCATCAAAACCAGACGTGCTAGACAAGGGTGGAGCCTCCTTATGACCTACCCGGGCTATAATCCGGGGGCCTGACGCCGACGACGAGAATAAATGGCTAAATTTTCtatgagaaaaagaaaaaatagatgaGAAAGAGAGGCATATAGCCGGTAGAAAAGAGAGTAGttcagagatttttttttttttttttatcagatcAGTCTGAGGGTTACAAATTTTGGGACTCATTGGTGCTAGAGAAGGAGAAATCCAACGACTGGGTGGGTACCAAAGTAGGCCTTCACAGAGTTGTCAGTTGTCTCCTTTTATGCTAAGTTATTAGAGATGTAGTGAGCAGTAAAAAGTATAAAAACGAGGGAGCGAGATCCTTTCTCAGCAAAAAGCCAACATACCTTTGTATTTTATGGGTAGATTGAGAGATACCTAAGAAGACTGTGATCGATTTCAATCATTAATTTGAGTCTTAAAGACCATTAGTTATGACATTTCTATTAACAATTATGGTGTCTACCTATTACATATCTATGAAAATGTTAAGACTATTAGTGAAATCTTCAAGAacaattagaaaaattaaaaacaatcaTAACATTGATCACACATATTCACataaa is drawn from Zingiber officinale cultivar Zhangliang chromosome 1B, Zo_v1.1, whole genome shotgun sequence and contains these coding sequences:
- the LOC122023742 gene encoding scopoletin glucosyltransferase-like; this translates as MGSVADAAADRRPLRLFFIPYFASSHLIPLVDIARFLAVRGVDSTILATPFNAALVRSTVDAAAAAGLRIQLLEYPFPSEESGLPPGVENISALPSSECYKIDHAIPFTRPALEHLLGLHRPDAVVSDAHFPWTIDIARELGIPRITFGAVGLMAYSVSQYVWEKQSFKDVARDDELVPLPDLPHPLLLARSELPDFLLQHTVYGSAIEEVYDADKASLGLIINSFTEFEGIYLDYFRRVFEIKTWFVGPISLIDSESHRRGVRGGGVNPAAVENRARCLSWLSEQKPSSVVYACFGSWSQFSGEQLREMALGLEAAGHPFLWVVREADGTEWIPHGFEQRVKGCGLVLRGWAPQVELLSHAAVGAFVTHCGWNSIMEGVSAGLPMVTWPIGAEQFINEKLVVEQLRVGAKASDSIRSATDSNRTIVKATELARAIGSIMDAGEAAEGTRRRAREFAEKGRAAVEKGGSSDKALNDLIEDIYVWHDNRKTAAGKAVDI